The following proteins are co-located in the Neomonachus schauinslandi chromosome 8, ASM220157v2, whole genome shotgun sequence genome:
- the MARCKS gene encoding myristoylated alanine-rich C-kinase substrate: MGAQFSKTAAKGEATAERPGEAAVASSPSKANGQENGHVKVNGDASPAAAEPGAKEELQANGSAPAADKEEPAAAGSGAASPAAADKEEPAAAAPEAGASPAEKEAPAEGEAAEPGSPSAAEGEAASAASSTSSPKAEDGATPSPSNETPKKKKKRFSFKKSFKLSGFSFKKNKKEAGEGGEAEGAAGASAEGGKDEAAGGAAPAAAEAGAASGEQAAAPGEEAAAGEEGAAGGDPQEAKPEEAAVAPEKPPASEETKAPEEPSKAEEKAEEAGASAAACEAPSASGPGAPPEQEAAPAEEAAAASASSACAAPSQEAQPECSPEAPPAEAAE; encoded by the exons TGCCCAGTTCTCCAAGACCGCTGCGAAGGGAGAAGCCACCGCGGAGAGGCCCGGGGAGGCGGCTGTGGCCTCGTCGCCTTCCAAAGCGAATGGGCAG GAAAATGGCCACGTGAAAGTAAACGGCGACGCCTCTCCCGCGGCCGCCGAGCCGGGCGCCAAGGAGGAGCTGCAGGCCAACGGCAGCGCCCCGGCCGCCGACAAGGAGGAGCCCGCGGCCGCCGGCAGCGGGGCGGCGTCGCCCGCTGCGGCCGACAAGGAGGAgccggccgccgccgcccccgaAGCCGGGGCCAGCCCCGCGGAGAAGGAGGCCCCCGCGGAGGGCGAGGCCGCCGAGCCGGGCTCGCCCTCGGCCGCGGAGGGAGAGGCCGCGTCGGCCGCCTCCTCGACGTCTTCGCCCAAGGCCGAGGACGGGGCCACGCCCTCGCCCAGCAACGAGAccccgaaaaaaaaaaagaagcgctTTTCCTTCAAGAAGTCTTTCAAGCTGAGCGGCTTCTCCTtcaagaagaacaagaaggaagCGGGAGAGGGCGGGGAGGCCGAGGGCGCAGCCGGCGCCTCCGCCGAAGGCGGCAAGGACGAGGCCGCCGGGGGCGCCGCTCCAGCCGCCGCAGAGGCGGGCGCGGCCTCCGGGGAGCAGGCGGCGGCGCCGGGCGAGGAAGCCGCGGCGGGTGAGGAGGGGGCGGCGGGCGGCGACCCGCAGGAGGCCAAGCCCGAGGAGGCCGCCGTCGCGCCCGAGAAGCCGCCCGCCAGCGAGGAGACCAAGGCCCCCGAGGAGCCCAGCAAGGCCGAGGAGAAGGCCGAGGAGGCCGGGGCCAGCGCCGCTGCCTGCGAGGCGCCTTCAGCCAGCGGGCCCGGTGCGCCCCCGGAGCAGGAGGCGGCGCCCGCGGAGGAGGCGGCGGCCGCATCAGCCTCGTCAGCCTGCGCAGCCCCCTCACAGGAGGCCCAGCCGGAGTGCAGTCCAGAAGCCCCCCCAGCGGAGGCGGCAGAGTAA